Proteins found in one archaeon genomic segment:
- a CDS encoding type II/IV secretion system ATPase subunit, which translates to METPAWVAYDDAEISSLPGSQESGGHAERRGIVLESYRVPRDVGPESSSLISIVEFEDACHYHVRPPELSEAERAALELLKTNLRTSIPSEATGPIEEILAEYLLRAASELSIREHVDAAKPKLLYYMMRDYAGFWELDPVVNDDRIEEISVTRYDKPVRVLHRDFSDQVFMKTNIVYQDEARLQAFIRRLAQLGGTSVSLAQPSLEVTIHGLSDRRVTATLGDEISRPGSTLAIRKQKERPITLMQLASEERAGHRARHHLGRQTSVRAYEEEHSHKTLTVLMAAYFWLLLERTTNVLIAGETNSGKTTLMNAILALANPRSKVVTAEDVLEINLPDHLHWQRLKTRSHRAGISPASGRYEYSLADLLKLSLRFSPTILSLGEMRGEESETLAAAITLGVSTMTTIHAESAERCVQRLTTPPMRFEAGHVRDLTSIATMKKTALPDGRIVRRVVSVDEIRPLDGDGFAVQNVFRYDYPTDSFSPTTPGEVLDRSFRLNEIASAFGWSPARVQSSLTTRAAFMSERVDSRDFSPESLSKMVREFSEGELTGEAQS; encoded by the coding sequence ATGGAGACGCCAGCCTGGGTCGCATATGATGACGCCGAAATCTCATCCTTGCCTGGTTCGCAGGAGTCAGGAGGTCACGCCGAACGAAGGGGCATCGTCCTCGAGTCCTACCGGGTCCCGCGAGACGTGGGTCCCGAGTCCTCGTCCCTGATCTCGATAGTCGAATTCGAGGATGCGTGCCATTACCACGTGAGGCCGCCCGAGCTTAGCGAGGCGGAAAGAGCGGCACTTGAGCTGCTGAAGACAAACCTGCGGACGTCGATTCCTTCGGAAGCGACGGGGCCAATAGAGGAGATTCTGGCCGAGTATCTATTGAGAGCGGCCTCCGAGCTCTCGATACGCGAGCACGTAGACGCGGCCAAGCCCAAGCTGCTCTACTACATGATGAGGGACTACGCCGGCTTCTGGGAGCTGGACCCCGTGGTCAACGACGACAGAATCGAGGAGATTTCGGTCACGCGTTACGACAAACCGGTGAGGGTCCTCCACAGGGACTTCAGCGACCAGGTCTTCATGAAGACGAACATAGTCTACCAGGACGAGGCCAGGCTCCAGGCCTTCATCAGAAGGCTTGCCCAGCTGGGAGGTACGTCGGTCTCGCTCGCACAACCTTCCCTTGAGGTCACCATACACGGTCTATCAGACAGGCGGGTCACCGCCACCCTCGGTGACGAGATCTCGAGGCCTGGCTCGACCCTTGCCATCAGAAAGCAGAAGGAGCGACCCATCACGCTCATGCAGTTGGCGTCTGAGGAGAGAGCGGGGCATCGCGCCCGCCACCACCTGGGACGACAGACATCCGTTCGCGCCTACGAAGAGGAACATTCGCACAAGACCCTGACGGTCTTGATGGCTGCATACTTCTGGCTCCTGCTAGAGAGGACCACGAACGTCCTCATCGCAGGGGAGACGAATTCGGGCAAGACGACCCTGATGAACGCCATTCTCGCGCTCGCCAACCCAAGGTCCAAGGTGGTGACGGCAGAGGACGTGCTCGAGATCAATCTGCCCGACCATCTCCACTGGCAGAGGCTCAAGACCCGTTCGCACAGGGCGGGGATTTCGCCAGCCTCCGGTAGGTACGAGTACTCCCTCGCCGACCTTCTCAAGCTCTCTCTGAGGTTCTCTCCGACGATCCTGAGCCTGGGCGAAATGCGCGGCGAAGAGTCGGAGACCCTGGCGGCAGCGATCACTCTCGGGGTCTCTACGATGACCACCATTCACGCGGAGAGTGCCGAGAGGTGCGTCCAGCGGCTGACGACGCCACCGATGAGGTTCGAAGCCGGGCACGTGCGCGACCTCACATCGATCGCCACCATGAAGAAGACGGCGCTTCCCGACGGGAGGATAGTCAGGAGAGTCGTCAGCGTCGACGAGATCCGTCCTCTGGATGGAGATGGGTTCGCAGTCCAAAATGTATTCAGGTACGACTACCCTACCGACTCCTTCAGCCCTACTACCCCAGGTGAGGTCCTGGACAGGAGCTTCAGGCTCAACGAGATAGCCAGTGCCTTCGGCTGGAGCCCGGCGCGGGTGCAGAGCAGCCTCACAACGAGAGCCGCCTTCATGTCTGAGAGGGTCGACTCGCGGGACTTCTC